One window of the Lysobacter sp. S4-A87 genome contains the following:
- the rpmI gene encoding 50S ribosomal protein L35, producing the protein MPKIKTNRAAAKRFRKTASGKYKCGHANKSHILTKKATKRKRNLRQTNHVRAEDAGRLDRMLPYL; encoded by the coding sequence ATGCCCAAGATCAAGACCAATCGGGCGGCAGCCAAGCGCTTCCGGAAGACTGCTTCCGGCAAGTACAAGTGCGGCCACGCCAACAAGAGCCACATCCTCACCAAGAAGGCGACCAAGCGGAAGCGCAACCTGCGGCAGACGAACCATGTTCGTGCCGAGGACGCGGGCCGTCTGGACCGCATGCTGCCTTATCTCTGA
- the infC gene encoding translation initiation factor IF-3, which yields MSTPEKPNRKNQEIRVPRVRVIGSDGEMIGVLTRDEALRMAEDEGLDLVEIQPNADPPVCKVMDFGKFRFEQQKKANEAKKKTKQVEIKELKFRPVTDEGDYQIKLRNMRRFLEEGDKVKVNIRFRGREMSHQELGREMAARIEADLGEDIVIESRPRLEGRQMVMMIAPKKKI from the coding sequence ATCAGTACCCCCGAAAAGCCGAATCGCAAGAACCAGGAAATCCGCGTCCCGCGCGTGCGCGTGATTGGCAGTGATGGCGAGATGATCGGCGTGCTGACGCGCGACGAAGCGCTGCGCATGGCCGAAGACGAAGGCCTCGACCTCGTCGAAATCCAGCCCAACGCCGATCCGCCGGTCTGCAAGGTCATGGACTTCGGCAAGTTCCGCTTCGAGCAGCAGAAGAAGGCCAACGAGGCGAAGAAGAAGACCAAGCAGGTCGAGATCAAGGAACTCAAGTTCCGTCCGGTGACCGACGAAGGCGACTACCAGATCAAGCTGCGCAACATGCGCCGCTTCCTGGAAGAGGGCGACAAGGTCAAGGTCAACATCCGCTTCCGTGGCCGCGAGATGAGCCACCAGGAGCTCGGCCGCGAGATGGCCGCGCGGATCGAGGCCGACCTGGGCGAGGACATCGTGATCGAGTCGCGTCCGCGCCTGGAAGGCCGGCAGATGGTCATGATGATCGCGCCGAAGAAGAAGATCTGA
- the thrS gene encoding threonine--tRNA ligase — MIAITLPDGSRREFEQPVSVGEVAASIGAGLAKAALAGKVDGKLVDSSFRIDHDVSLEIVTEKHPDALEVLRHSTAHLLAQAVQRLYPGAQVTIGPVIDNGFYYDFAYERPFTPEDLPAIEAEMQKIVKEAQPVSRSVKSRDDAVAFFRGIGEAYKAEIIESIPASEDLSLYSQGEFTDLCRGPHVPSTDKLRAFKLMKVAGAYWRGDSNNQMLSRIYGTAWLNDKDLKAYLTQLEEAEKRDHRKIAKQQDLFHLQEEAPGLIFWHPKGWSIWQVVEQYMRKVYRDSGYQEVRCPQILDVSLWQKSGHWDNYQENMFFTESEKRTYALKPMNCPGHVQVFNHGLHSYRDLPIRYGEFGACHRNEPSGALHGILRVRGFTQDDGHIFCTEDQIEAEVSAFHQQALAVYDVFGFSEIQIKIALRPDKRLGDDATWDKAENALRSALSAAGVQWEELPGEGAFYGPKIEYHLKDAIGRTWQLGTMQVDFMMPGRLGAEYVDESSQRRHPVMLHRAIVGSMERFIGILIEHHAGQFPAWLAPIQAVVMNITDAQGDYVDEVRKTLANQGFRVHADLRNEKIGYKIREHTLQRVPYLLVVGDREKENGQISVRTRGGEDLGTMTVSEFASRLRSEGVQ; from the coding sequence ATGATCGCAATCACCCTTCCTGACGGCAGCCGCCGCGAATTCGAACAGCCCGTGTCCGTCGGCGAGGTCGCCGCCTCGATCGGCGCCGGCCTGGCCAAGGCTGCCCTGGCCGGCAAGGTCGACGGCAAGCTCGTCGACTCCAGCTTCCGCATCGACCACGACGTCTCGCTCGAGATCGTCACCGAAAAGCACCCCGACGCCCTCGAGGTGCTGCGCCACTCCACCGCGCACCTGCTGGCGCAGGCCGTGCAGCGCCTGTATCCGGGCGCGCAGGTCACCATCGGCCCGGTCATCGACAACGGCTTCTATTACGACTTCGCCTACGAGCGCCCGTTCACGCCGGAAGACCTGCCGGCGATCGAGGCGGAAATGCAGAAGATTGTGAAAGAAGCCCAGCCTGTTTCGCGCAGCGTCAAGTCGCGCGACGACGCCGTGGCCTTCTTCCGCGGCATCGGCGAGGCCTACAAGGCCGAGATCATCGAGTCGATCCCGGCCAGCGAAGACCTGTCGCTGTACAGCCAGGGCGAGTTCACCGACCTGTGCCGCGGCCCGCACGTGCCGTCCACCGACAAGCTGCGCGCGTTCAAGCTGATGAAGGTCGCCGGCGCCTACTGGCGCGGCGATTCCAACAACCAGATGCTCAGCCGCATCTACGGCACCGCCTGGCTCAACGACAAGGACCTCAAGGCCTACCTGACCCAGCTGGAGGAAGCCGAGAAGCGCGACCACCGCAAGATCGCCAAGCAGCAGGACCTGTTCCACCTGCAGGAAGAGGCCCCGGGCCTGATCTTCTGGCATCCCAAGGGCTGGTCGATCTGGCAGGTCGTCGAGCAGTACATGCGCAAGGTCTACCGCGACAGCGGCTACCAGGAAGTGCGCTGCCCGCAGATCCTCGACGTGTCGCTGTGGCAGAAGTCCGGCCACTGGGACAACTACCAGGAAAACATGTTCTTCACCGAGTCGGAGAAGCGCACCTACGCGCTCAAGCCGATGAACTGCCCGGGCCACGTGCAGGTGTTCAACCACGGCCTGCACAGCTACCGCGACCTGCCGATCCGCTACGGCGAGTTCGGCGCCTGCCACCGCAACGAGCCGTCCGGCGCGCTGCACGGCATCCTGCGGGTGCGCGGCTTCACCCAGGACGACGGCCACATCTTCTGCACCGAGGACCAGATCGAGGCCGAGGTCAGCGCCTTCCACCAGCAGGCCCTGGCCGTCTACGACGTCTTCGGCTTCAGTGAGATCCAGATCAAGATCGCCCTGCGCCCGGACAAGCGCCTGGGCGACGACGCCACCTGGGACAAGGCCGAGAACGCCCTGCGCTCGGCCCTGAGCGCGGCCGGCGTGCAGTGGGAGGAGCTGCCCGGCGAGGGCGCCTTCTACGGCCCCAAGATCGAATACCACCTCAAGGACGCCATCGGCCGGACCTGGCAGCTGGGCACCATGCAGGTCGATTTCATGATGCCGGGCCGCCTGGGCGCCGAATATGTCGACGAAAGCAGCCAGCGCCGCCACCCGGTGATGCTGCACCGGGCCATCGTCGGCTCGATGGAGCGCTTCATCGGCATCCTGATCGAGCACCACGCCGGCCAGTTCCCGGCCTGGCTGGCCCCGATCCAGGCGGTGGTGATGAACATCACCGACGCCCAGGGCGATTACGTGGACGAGGTCAGGAAAACCCTTGCAAATCAAGGATTCCGGGTCCATGCCGATTTGCGCAACGAAAAGATCGGCTATAAGATTCGCGAGCATACCCTGCAGCGCGTGCCTTACCTGCTCGTGGTCGGTGACCGCGAGAAGGAAAACGGCCAGATTTCTGTGCGCACGCGGGGAGGGGAGGACCTCGGGACGATGACCGTCTCCGAATTCGCCTCGCGTTTGCGCAGTGAGGGCGTTCAATAA